GCGAGGAGCGCGGCGTACAGCGCGTGCGCCGCGTCGGTGAACGCGCCGGCGGCGGCGAGCGTCGCGGCGACGCGCCATGGGTCGGCCGCCGCCGCGCCGCGCGCGCCGTCGATCGCGCCGCCGGCTGCCTCGCTACGCCGGCGCGCGAGCCACCACCACCGCGCGACGCCGAGCGCGGCGAGCGCACCGACCGTCGCAACGAGCGCCCACGTCAGGAGCGGCGAACGCTGCGCCTCGCCGCGGATCAGCTCCATGAGCCGGGCGAGCCATGCGAGGATCTTGCTCCACAGTGTCTCCCGCACCGTGCGGTCGTACGCACGCTGACGGAACGTCGCCTCGAGCGCGGCGCGGACCGCGGTGTCGGCGGCGGGAGGGAGCACCGCGGGCGGCGTCAGGGCCGCGCGCCCTCGGCCATCGTCGGCTCCGCGTCGAGCTCGCGCGCCAGCAGCTCGATGTCGAGCCCCTCGTGCCGGATGCGCAGGTCGTAGTACAGCACCGCGACGAGCACCGCCCCGAACGCGTAGACGGGGATGTTCACGATGTTCGCGAGCACCGAGGCCGCGGTCGGGCTGCCGAGCACCATCGCGAGCAGCATCGTGCCGCCGAACACCACCACCAGGAAGATCGCGCCGACGAGCAGCAGCAGCACCGTCAGGCGCCGGAGCGAGCCGCGGGAGAGCTCACGCGCGCGGCGCATGGTGGCCGTCACGCCGAGCTGCTCGTTCGCCGCCACGGCAGGCAGCGTCACGTAGCGCGCGACGAGCCAGGCGCCCGCTCCGAGCATGCTGAGGAACGTCACGACCATGACGACGACGCCGATCATGCCGACCACCATGGTGCCCGCCGTGTTGCCGCCGATGCCGCCGGCGATGAGGCCGATCGCGCCCGCCAGCAGACCGAACGCGGTCGTGAACACGAGGACGACGCCGATGAGCTGCACGAACACCAGGAGGTACGTCAGCAGCCCCGCGCCGAGCAGGACGCCGGCACGCGGCCACGCGCGGCGGATCGCCTCCACCGGATCGATCGGCGTGCCGTCGACGTACGCGCTCGACGCCGCGCCGACGAGCGCGCCGAACGCGACGAGGAACCACATCGTGACGACGACGATGACCGGCAGCATGACCACGACCGCGCTCAGCACGTCCGTCGGGCGCGCGCTCGTGCGCGCCGTCTCCAGCGCGTCGCCGAACAGCAGCGAGTTCACGAGGCTGAACGCGAGGCTGGGGATCGTCAGCACGGTCGCGAGCAGCAGCAGCGGCCGCGCGTTCTGCTTCAGCAGCTGCACGCTCGCGTCCACGACCTCGGGGCCGGAGCGGGGGCGGAGATGCCAGGCGGGCACGGAGCGACTCCTACTTGAGGACGGCCTTCGCGATGGTCTGGAGCTGCATGTTCGACGTGCCCTCGTAGATGGTGCCGATCTTCGCGTCGCGGTAGTACTTCTCGACCGGGTATTCCTTCGTGTAGCCGTAGCCGCCGAACAGCTCGACGCACAGCGACGTCACGCGCTCGGCCACCTGCGACGAGAACAGCTTCGCCATCGCGCCCTCGCGGGCGATGTCCTGGCCCGCGTCCTTGAGGCGCGCGGCGTTGTAGACCATGAGTCGCGCCGCCTCGAGCTCCGTGGCCGCCTGCGCGACCTGGAACTGGATGCCCTGGAACTCGGCGAGCGCGTGGCCGAACTGCTTGCGCTCCTTGAGGTACGACGTCGCCGCGGCGAGCGCGCCGCCGGCCACGCCGATCATCTGCGCGCCGATGCCGACGCGGCCGCCGTTCAGCGTGTCGATGGCGATCTTGTAGCCCCGGCCGACCTCGCCGAGCACGTTCGCGTCGGGGACGAACACGTTCTCGAAGTGCAGCGCCGTGGTGCTCGACGCGCGGATGCCCAGCTTGTCCTCCTTGCGGCCCACCGCGAAGCCGTCGGTGCCCTTCTCGACGACGAACGCGGTGATGCCCTTGTAGCCGGCGTCGGGGTTCGCGTTCGCGAAGACCACGAAGATCTCCGCCTCACCGCCGTTCGTGATCCACAGCTTGGAGCCGTCGAGCCGCCAGCCGCCGTCGGCCCGCGTGGCGCGCGTCGCGAGGCCGAACGCGTCGGAGCCGGAGCCGGGCTCGGAGAGCGCGTACGCGCCGACGGTGCCGCTCGTTAGGCGGGCGAGGAACCGCTCGTGCTGGTCGGTGGTGCCGTACGTGTGCAGAGGATAGTTCACGAGCGTGTTCTGCACGTCGACCTGGATGGCCGCCGAGGCGTCGGCCTTCGACAGCTCCTCGACGGCGAGGACGACCATCATCGACGTGCCGCCCGCGCCGCCGAGCGCCTCGGGCACCTCGATGC
This DNA window, taken from Gemmatirosa kalamazoonensis, encodes the following:
- a CDS encoding DUF4129 domain-containing protein; this encodes MLPPAADTAVRAALEATFRQRAYDRTVRETLWSKILAWLARLMELIRGEAQRSPLLTWALVATVGALAALGVARWWWLARRRSEAAGGAIDGARGAAAADPWRVAATLAAAGAFTDAAHALYAALLARLARHERLSLHPSKTAGDYARDLRGLGSRAFAPFREFARDYDRVVYGLGTCDGAQFARLLDAANRTLPLGDAKSPRRG
- a CDS encoding acyl-CoA dehydrogenase family protein, producing the protein MSTDLASRPPLTLLSEEEVMFRDAVTALADSEVRPRVHAMEQAGKIDPALTRQFFELGLMGIEVPEALGGAGGTSMMVVLAVEELSKADASAAIQVDVQNTLVNYPLHTYGTTDQHERFLARLTSGTVGAYALSEPGSGSDAFGLATRATRADGGWRLDGSKLWITNGGEAEIFVVFANANPDAGYKGITAFVVEKGTDGFAVGRKEDKLGIRASSTTALHFENVFVPDANVLGEVGRGYKIAIDTLNGGRVGIGAQMIGVAGGALAAATSYLKERKQFGHALAEFQGIQFQVAQAATELEAARLMVYNAARLKDAGQDIAREGAMAKLFSSQVAERVTSLCVELFGGYGYTKEYPVEKYYRDAKIGTIYEGTSNMQLQTIAKAVLK